From the genome of bacterium CG_4_10_14_0_2_um_filter_33_32, one region includes:
- a CDS encoding ABC transporter ATP-binding protein yields the protein MNKIIEVKNLTKKYGDFTAVDDISFFVESQEIFGILGPNGAGKTTTLEMIEGLRKIDSGEVTVAGINVSEDINKVKSMIGVQLQASSFFEYLTLEELLIFFGNLYEREVNSDELLKEVELLDKKKSYINTLSGGQKQRFSIASALVNDPKALFLDEPITGLDPQARRHLWELIKQIRKKGKTVIITTHYMDEAEVLCDRVAIMDQGKIISLDTPLKLIQELLGKGFEKKVIEQKANLEDVFLDLTGHGLRES from the coding sequence ATGAACAAAATAATTGAGGTTAAAAATCTAACTAAGAAATACGGCGATTTTACAGCCGTAGATGATATTAGCTTTTTTGTAGAAAGCCAAGAGATTTTTGGTATCTTAGGCCCTAATGGTGCAGGTAAGACTACAACCTTAGAGATGATTGAAGGTTTAAGAAAGATAGATAGCGGAGAAGTTACGGTGGCTGGAATAAATGTCAGCGAAGATATAAATAAAGTAAAATCGATGATAGGGGTTCAGTTGCAGGCTTCATCCTTTTTTGAATATTTAACTTTAGAAGAATTATTAATATTCTTTGGGAATCTATACGAGAGAGAAGTTAATTCTGATGAATTACTTAAAGAAGTTGAGCTTTTAGACAAGAAAAAATCTTACATTAATACATTATCAGGAGGCCAAAAACAAAGATTTTCAATTGCTTCAGCTCTTGTTAATGATCCTAAAGCGCTTTTTTTGGACGAACCGATAACCGGTCTGGACCCACAGGCGAGAAGGCATCTTTGGGAACTAATAAAGCAAATTAGAAAGAAAGGCAAAACTGTTATTATTACCACTCATTATATGGATGAGGCAGAAGTTCTTTGTGACAGAGTGGCAATTATGGATCAAGGAAAGATAATTTCTTTAGATACGCCCTTGAAATTGATTCAGGAATTGTTAGGTAAAGGGTTCGAGAAAAAAGTAATTGAACAAAAAGCCAATCTGGAAGATGTTTTCCTAGATCTTACAGGTCACGGCTTAAGGGAATCTTAA